Proteins encoded together in one Coffea arabica cultivar ET-39 chromosome 2c, Coffea Arabica ET-39 HiFi, whole genome shotgun sequence window:
- the LOC140035067 gene encoding triosephosphate isomerase, chloroplastic-like isoform X1: MAVASTSLACPQFSGLRRSSCPKLDSPPLSISTAQSFFQNLDSHLRLSSSSPRNKACRPVVAMAGSGKFFVGGNWKCNGTKESIGKLISDLNSAMLESDVDVVVAPPFIYIDQVKSSLTDRIEVSAQNCWIGKGGAFTGEISGEQLKDIGCKWVILGHSERRHIIGEDDEFIGKKAAYALGQGLGVIACIGELLQQREEGKTFDVCYKQLKAFADAVPSWDDVVIAYEPVWAIGTGKVATPQQAQEVHVAVRDWLSKNVSAEVASKTRIIYGGSVNGSNCADLAKQEDIDGFLVGGASLKGPEFATIVNSVTSKKVAA, from the exons ATGGCTGTGGCTTCCACATCTCTGGCTTGCCCCCAATTCTCCGGCCTCCGCCGTTCTTCTTGTCCCAAGCTCGATTCGCCACCTCTTTCCATTTCCACTGCTCAatctttcttccaaaatttgGACTCTCATCTccgcctttcttcttcttccccccGCAATAAAGCTTGCCGGCCTGTCGTTGCAATGGCCGGCTCCGGAAAg TTCTTTGTTGGTGGAAACTGGAAGTGT AATGGAACAAAGGAGTCCATCGGCAAGCTTATCTCTGATTTAAATAGTGCAATGCTGGAGTCTGATGTTG ATGTTGTTGTGGCACCTCCATTTATATACATTGATCAAGTAAAGAGCTCATTAACCGATCGCATCgaagtttctgctcaaaattGTTGGATAGGGAAAGGTGGAGCTTTTACTGGGGAAATCAG TGGGGAACAATTGAAAGATATTGGATGCAAATGGGTCATTCTTGGGCATTCTGAGCGAAGGCATATAATTGGAGAAGATGATGAA TTTATAGGAAAGAAGGCTGCTTATGCCTTGGGCCAAGGTCTTGGAGTGATAGCCTGCATTGGAGAGCTTTTGCAACAAAGGGAAGAAGGAAAAACTTTTGATGTCTGTTATAAGCAACTGAAGGCTTTTGCAG ATGCTGTACCAAGCTGGGATGATGTTGTTATTGCCTATGAGCCTGTATGGGCTATTGGAACTGGTAAAGTGGCCACACCTCAGCAAGCACAGGAAGTGCATGTAGCTGTTCGCGATTGGCTTAGTAAGAATGTTTCAGCTGAAGTTGCTTCTAAAACAAGAATTATCTATGGAG GTTCTGTTAATGGAAGCAACTGTGCTGATCTTGCAAAACAAGAAGATATTGATGGATTTCTTGTAGGTGGTGCTTCCTTAAAG GGACCTGAGTTTGCTACAATTGTTAATTCTGTAACTTCCAAGAAGGTTGCTGCATGA
- the LOC140035067 gene encoding triosephosphate isomerase, chloroplastic-like isoform X2, translating to MAVASTSLACPQFSGLRRSSCPKLDSPPLSISTAQSFFQNLDSHLRLSSSSPRNKACRPVVAMAGSGKFFVGGNWKCNGTKESIGKLISDLNSAMLESDVDVVVAPPFIYIDQVKSSLTDRIEVSAQNCWIGKGGAFTGEISGEQLKDIGCKWVILGHSERRHIIGEDDEFIGKKAAYALGQGLGVIACIGELLQQREEGKTFDVCYKQLKAFADAVPSWDDVVIAYEPVWAIGTGKVATPQQAQEVHVAVRDWLSKNVSAEVASKTRIIYGGSVNGSNCADLAKQEDIDGFLVGGASLKGLVIS from the exons ATGGCTGTGGCTTCCACATCTCTGGCTTGCCCCCAATTCTCCGGCCTCCGCCGTTCTTCTTGTCCCAAGCTCGATTCGCCACCTCTTTCCATTTCCACTGCTCAatctttcttccaaaatttgGACTCTCATCTccgcctttcttcttcttccccccGCAATAAAGCTTGCCGGCCTGTCGTTGCAATGGCCGGCTCCGGAAAg TTCTTTGTTGGTGGAAACTGGAAGTGT AATGGAACAAAGGAGTCCATCGGCAAGCTTATCTCTGATTTAAATAGTGCAATGCTGGAGTCTGATGTTG ATGTTGTTGTGGCACCTCCATTTATATACATTGATCAAGTAAAGAGCTCATTAACCGATCGCATCgaagtttctgctcaaaattGTTGGATAGGGAAAGGTGGAGCTTTTACTGGGGAAATCAG TGGGGAACAATTGAAAGATATTGGATGCAAATGGGTCATTCTTGGGCATTCTGAGCGAAGGCATATAATTGGAGAAGATGATGAA TTTATAGGAAAGAAGGCTGCTTATGCCTTGGGCCAAGGTCTTGGAGTGATAGCCTGCATTGGAGAGCTTTTGCAACAAAGGGAAGAAGGAAAAACTTTTGATGTCTGTTATAAGCAACTGAAGGCTTTTGCAG ATGCTGTACCAAGCTGGGATGATGTTGTTATTGCCTATGAGCCTGTATGGGCTATTGGAACTGGTAAAGTGGCCACACCTCAGCAAGCACAGGAAGTGCATGTAGCTGTTCGCGATTGGCTTAGTAAGAATGTTTCAGCTGAAGTTGCTTCTAAAACAAGAATTATCTATGGAG GTTCTGTTAATGGAAGCAACTGTGCTGATCTTGCAAAACAAGAAGATATTGATGGATTTCTTGTAGGTGGTGCTTCCTTAAAG GGATTAGTGATCTCATAA
- the LOC140035518 gene encoding uncharacterized protein has translation MVHRRSTAASFLEVFSLNPLPYPVLLFLGVICIFLGLQSYVSYESVVETAEVNLGWIMFAVPVVLIFLVRFLSSIDSPESFFWGTSPWDRHRRMQYYRYPEGSSPWGVAAVILLLIVLLQFQSTFLDSWFI, from the coding sequence ATGGTTCACAGAAGAAGCACTGCAGCCTCCTTCTTGGAGGTTTTCTCACTGAACCCTCTGCCTTATCCGGTTCTGCTGTTCTTGGGAGTCATCTGTATCTTTCTTGGTCTCCAGTCGTACGTCTCTTACGAGTCAGTGGTAGAGACCGCTGAAGTAAACCTGGGATGGATAATGTTTGCCGTGCCGGTGGTCTTGATATTCCTCGTGCGGTTTTTGTCCAGCATAGACAGCCCGGAGAGCTTCTTTTGGGGTACTTCGCCGTGGGATCGGCATCGGAGGATGCAGTACTATCGGTACCCGGAAGGGAGCTCGCCCTGGGGAGTGGCTGCCGTGATACTGCTGCTGATTGTTTTGCTGCAATTTCAGTCTACTTTTCTTGATAGTTGGTTTATATGA
- the LOC113733487 gene encoding uncharacterized protein, whose translation MVRKQQRREMGWFYSRRGPEWKQGWRGQTMASLSLPPLPLLAIFAIVICLLSLPQSTSAATIDLKLLLFLVPILLILLIRPSFSGGWFNFGTPKPGPGSSAHQSGGFPWGVALLVVILVVLVSYQSSFQSMWFTPLRSSD comes from the coding sequence ATGGTAAGAAAACAGCAGAGGAGAGAGATGGGTTGGTTTTATTCCAGGAGGGGTCCGGAATGGAAACAAGGATGGAGAGGCCAGACGATGGCCTCGCTCTCCTTGCCACCGCTTCCGCTACTGGCCATATTTGCCATTGTCATTTGCTTGTTATCATTGCCCCAATCCACAAGCGCTGCAACCATCGACTTGAAGTTGCTCCTCTTCTTAGTGCCCATCCTTCTAATCTTGTTAATTCGTCCTAGCTTTTCTGGTGGCTGGTTCAACTTCGGGACTCCAAAGCCCGGGCCCGGTTCATCAGCACATCAAAGTGGCGGATTCCCATGGGGTGTTGCCTTGTTGGTGGTGATCCTCGTGGTGTTGGTTTCTTATCAATCATCATTTCAATCCATGTGGTTTACCCCTCTGCGGAGCTCGGATTAG